A single window of Flagellimonas maritima DNA harbors:
- a CDS encoding penicillin acylase family protein, protein MKKLKKVLLVIAGILLILLIGVYIFINSLKPDYDGEKKLSDLTGEVNVYFDMYGIPHIYADKQEDAFRALGYVHAQDRLWQMELLRRVAKGKLSEVFGKDLLETDKFFLSLGIDDHTKHTVSQLDMQSEMVVLSKAYLDGINEFIEKGPTPVEFYLTGLDKEPFVLEDIYDAVGYMAFSFAMAHKTDPLLTNIKNQLGEAYLKDLAIMSDTSTVWIKNYNNTVSDSLETNITASVINVMEKLPVPQFEGSNSWVLSPEKTKSGKVIFANDPHIGFAQPSVWYEAHVSTPDYEKYGYHIAGVPFPLLGHDRNLAYGLTMFQNDDLNFYYEQKNPSDSTKYRTELGWKDYEYVTKEIKVKDAETISFMYKKTRHGPVMNGVAKQVSGEIPIAMSWVYTKEKNEVMDALYGMTHAKDIDGFKAALPKIHAPGLNVMYGDADGNVAWWASAKLYTMPDSVSTKFILDGASGRQEPLGYLDFSKNPSAINPPWNYVYSANNQPDSIAGMLYPGYYLPENRARRIVALLDGKNDWDKESASKMILDVTSPVNPQLVTELIKLLDVSSLSDEQLVQVDALKNWDGAYTLENTNGLLYHRCEYYVLKNTFEDELGSEQFKQFLSTHLMKRQIAWGTKMKEGSWWDNITTKNEVETRNDIVLKSFADAWNSIVNDFGSDPNQWTWDKVHTLEHGHPIGRVESLRSFFNVGPFPLHGSREVINNMAFPYDSTGFYKVSAGPSTRRIIDFSDVENSISILPTGQSGNPFSKHYKDQAKLYIKGEFRKMMMNREEIQNKAESKLVFKPKSDF, encoded by the coding sequence ATTCCGCATATTTATGCGGACAAGCAAGAAGATGCTTTTCGTGCCTTAGGGTATGTGCACGCCCAGGACCGACTCTGGCAGATGGAATTATTGAGACGTGTTGCCAAAGGAAAACTTTCGGAAGTTTTTGGTAAGGATTTGTTGGAAACCGACAAATTTTTTCTTTCCCTGGGAATAGATGACCACACCAAGCATACAGTTTCCCAACTCGATATGCAAAGTGAAATGGTCGTGCTTTCGAAAGCATATCTGGACGGAATAAATGAGTTTATAGAAAAAGGACCAACACCTGTGGAGTTTTATTTAACGGGATTGGACAAGGAACCTTTTGTACTGGAGGATATTTATGATGCAGTCGGCTACATGGCTTTTAGCTTTGCAATGGCACATAAAACCGATCCTTTATTGACCAACATCAAAAACCAACTTGGCGAAGCATACTTGAAGGATTTGGCCATAATGTCGGATACTTCTACCGTTTGGATCAAAAATTACAATAATACTGTTTCGGATTCACTGGAAACCAATATTACGGCAAGTGTTATCAATGTAATGGAAAAATTACCTGTACCCCAGTTTGAAGGGAGCAATAGTTGGGTCTTGTCACCTGAAAAGACGAAATCGGGAAAGGTTATTTTTGCCAACGACCCACATATTGGTTTTGCGCAGCCCTCGGTATGGTACGAAGCGCATGTTAGCACACCCGATTACGAGAAATATGGGTATCACATCGCTGGTGTCCCTTTTCCATTATTGGGACATGATAGAAATCTAGCCTATGGGCTCACGATGTTTCAGAACGATGACCTGAATTTTTACTATGAGCAAAAAAACCCTTCGGACAGTACGAAGTACAGAACAGAACTCGGCTGGAAGGACTACGAATATGTTACGAAGGAAATCAAGGTGAAAGATGCCGAAACGATATCCTTTATGTACAAGAAAACAAGGCATGGACCTGTTATGAACGGCGTTGCCAAGCAAGTATCTGGGGAAATTCCCATTGCCATGTCCTGGGTGTATACCAAAGAGAAAAACGAAGTAATGGATGCACTCTACGGGATGACCCACGCAAAAGATATTGATGGATTTAAAGCTGCACTTCCAAAAATCCACGCACCTGGACTTAATGTAATGTATGGCGATGCTGATGGCAACGTAGCATGGTGGGCTTCCGCAAAACTATATACCATGCCAGATAGTGTTTCTACCAAGTTCATACTGGATGGTGCATCTGGAAGACAGGAACCCTTGGGTTATCTGGATTTTTCAAAAAATCCAAGTGCTATAAACCCACCTTGGAACTATGTCTATTCCGCAAACAATCAACCGGATTCTATTGCTGGAATGCTATATCCTGGATATTATCTTCCCGAAAACAGGGCGAGAAGAATAGTAGCGCTCTTGGACGGAAAAAATGACTGGGATAAGGAATCGGCTTCCAAAATGATTTTGGATGTTACTTCACCCGTAAACCCTCAATTGGTAACTGAATTGATCAAGTTATTGGACGTTTCAAGTCTTTCCGATGAACAATTGGTACAGGTTGATGCACTCAAGAATTGGGATGGTGCATATACTTTAGAAAATACAAATGGTTTGCTTTACCATCGCTGTGAATATTATGTTTTAAAAAATACGTTTGAAGATGAACTTGGCTCCGAACAGTTTAAGCAGTTTCTATCTACGCATTTGATGAAACGTCAAATTGCATGGGGAACAAAGATGAAGGAAGGATCTTGGTGGGATAACATAACTACAAAAAATGAGGTAGAGACCAGAAACGATATTGTATTAAAATCCTTTGCAGATGCTTGGAATTCAATAGTCAACGATTTTGGGTCGGATCCTAACCAATGGACTTGGGACAAAGTGCATACATTGGAGCATGGTCATCCCATTGGTCGGGTGGAGTCACTACGAAGTTTTTTCAATGTAGGGCCATTTCCTTTGCATGGGAGTCGAGAGGTTATCAATAACATGGCGTTCCCGTATGATAGTACTGGTTTTTACAAAGTAAGTGCAGGCCCATCTACACGACGTATTATCGATTTCTCCGATGTCGAGAATAGTATCAGTATATTGCCCACAGGACAATCCGGTAATCCGTTCAGTAAACATTATAAAGACCAAGCGAAACTCTATATCAAAGGTGAATTCCGCAAAATGATGATGAACAGGGAAGAAATTCAAAATAAAGCTGAATCAAAACTTGTGTTTAAACCAAAAAGTGATTTTTGA